One Halostagnicola kamekurae DNA segment encodes these proteins:
- a CDS encoding ArsA family ATPase → MSGLDVDPVEETNEDDDHTIEVTPTDSVAEEDQRRTVDVEPSDEPVDGPEYVLYGGKGGVGKTTMAASTALDSAQRGVRTLVVSTDPAHSLSDTYETDIPAEPTRIRDDAPLYAAEIDPEAALEDADTIFSQGDGGGEPAADATGTTADSSGSDDPFGGPDGPMGGMGELLGGESPMDAMLGGDMPGSDEAAAVQLLLEYMDDDRFDRVVVDTAPTGHTLKLLRLPELMDSMMGKVMKLRQRIGGMLEGVKGMFGGADDAEQEPGMEDLEELRERIERLRDALSDPQRTDFRIVMVPEEMSVLESKRLRAQLREFDIPVGTLVVNRVMEPLSNVTDDVEGDFLEPNLDDCEFCQRRWDVQQKALTEAQELFRGTDVRRVPLFADEVRGENMLEVVAACLR, encoded by the coding sequence ATGAGCGGACTCGACGTCGACCCGGTCGAGGAGACGAACGAGGACGACGACCACACGATCGAGGTGACGCCGACCGATTCCGTCGCGGAGGAAGACCAGCGCCGGACGGTCGACGTCGAACCGAGCGACGAACCCGTAGACGGGCCGGAGTACGTCCTCTACGGGGGGAAAGGCGGCGTCGGCAAGACCACGATGGCGGCGTCGACGGCCCTAGACAGCGCCCAGCGCGGCGTTCGCACGCTCGTCGTGTCGACCGATCCCGCCCACTCGCTCTCGGACACCTACGAGACGGATATCCCCGCGGAACCGACCCGGATCCGCGACGACGCGCCGCTGTACGCCGCCGAGATCGATCCCGAAGCGGCGCTCGAGGACGCCGATACGATCTTCTCGCAGGGAGACGGCGGCGGCGAGCCCGCAGCAGACGCCACCGGAACGACCGCCGATTCGAGCGGATCCGACGACCCGTTCGGCGGTCCCGACGGTCCGATGGGCGGCATGGGCGAATTGCTCGGCGGCGAGTCCCCGATGGACGCCATGCTCGGCGGCGACATGCCCGGCTCCGACGAGGCGGCGGCCGTCCAACTCCTGTTAGAGTACATGGACGACGACCGATTCGATCGGGTCGTCGTGGACACGGCGCCGACCGGACACACCCTCAAGCTCCTCCGATTGCCGGAGCTGATGGACTCGATGATGGGCAAAGTGATGAAGCTCCGCCAGCGGATCGGCGGGATGCTCGAGGGCGTCAAGGGGATGTTCGGCGGCGCGGACGACGCTGAGCAAGAGCCCGGGATGGAGGATCTCGAAGAGCTTCGCGAGCGGATCGAACGCCTCCGAGACGCGCTCAGCGATCCCCAGCGGACCGACTTCAGGATCGTGATGGTTCCCGAGGAGATGAGCGTCCTCGAGTCAAAACGGCTCCGCGCGCAACTGCGGGAGTTCGACATCCCGGTCGGCACGCTCGTCGTCAACCGCGTGATGGAACCACTCTCGAACGTTACCGACGACGTCGAGGGCGACTTTCTCGAGCCGAACCTCGACGACTGCGAGTTCTGTCAGCGCCGCTGGGACGTCCAGCAGAAGGCGCTGACGGAGGCACAGGAACTCTTCCGCGGCACCGACGTTCGCCGGGTCCCGCTGTTCGCGGACGAAGTCCGCGGTGAGAACATGCTCGAGGTCGTCGCCGCCTGTCTCCGTTGA